The DNA segment GCCGAAGGAGACCAGCGACGTCATCGCCCGTCGCTGGCACTTCGACTTCACCGTCCACCCCGAACGCATCGCCCAGGCGATGGACCTGGTCTCCTTCGACCCCCGCGACCCAGCCGTCTCCCGCTCCCGCCGCCTCGGCCTCGCCGCCGCCCGCTCCTACCGCGACCAGTACGGCCACCTCGACATCCCCGCCGACTACACCGACCCCACCGGCTACACCCTCGGCACCTTCATCACCACCATGCGCGACGCCGCGAAAGCCGGCCGCCTCGAAGCCGACTGGATCGCCGAACTCGACGCGCTGGGCATGATCTGGGACAAGCACGACGCCGCCTGGCGCTCCCGCCTCGCCGCAGCCGCCGACTACCACCGCGCCCACGGCCACCTCGCCGCCCCCGCCACCACCCCCGTCGGAGCCTGGCTCGCCGAACAACGCCACCTCGCCGCCAGGAACGACCTCGACACCGCGCGCGCCGAGGCCCTCACCGCCCTCGCCGCCGACTGGCGTCTGCCGCACGGAGCGGACTGGCACCGCAAATACCACCTGCTGCGCGCCCACCTCGCCACCGGCGCCGACCCCGCCGCCCTGACCCGCGACACCCAGATCGGCGGCGTGAAGATCGGCTCCTGGCTGGGGCGCCAGCTCACCACCTGGTCGGCCCTTGCCGACGGCCAGCAGCAGCTGATGACCGCGCTCGGCCTCACTCCCGAGGCGAACCCGCTGGCTCCCGCCAGCCGTACCCGCCGAACGTTCGAGGAGACCGTCCAGCTGCTGGAGCTTTTCCTGCACCGCGAGGGCCGCATCCCTGCCGCCCGGGAGACGGTCCGCGTCGACGGCGACACCGTCAAGCTCGGCGCCTGGCTGGCCAAGGCCCGCCACCGGCACCGCGCCGACCAGCTCCCCGACCATCACGTACGCCTGGTCGCCGCCCTGTTCGAGGGGGACTGGACGGCCGAGGACGCCGTGCCGGCCGTTCTTGTGTAGGTCCTGCCCCGGCTGGTGCGGGCCGCAGGGAAAGCCCGAGACCCCGCTGAGACGAGTGCTTGCAGGCCATCGAGCCCGGTGCCCTCCTCGACTGCTCCGGGGGCATCGGATATCTGCAGTTCAGCGCGGTGTGTCAGCGGCGCGTGCTATCTGCTGTTGCGACGAATTCACCGCGCTGCGCGTCAGATTCCCGGGGGTCACGAGCCCGTGCCGTTCACCGCGCTGCACCCAGATGCCGGCCGACTGGATGCCACCCTGCCTGATCTCGGGTGCGCGATGAGCTGGGCCCAGGTCTACAAGGTGCGGCCCCGCGTCCCCCTGGCCTGCCCCGGATGCGGGTGGGCCGTGCATGCCAAGCACTCCCCGCAAGGGGTGCGGTTCTTCTGCCACGACCCGGGCCGCGACGGCACCTGCGAACTGGGCGGCGAATCGTGGGAACACCACATGCTCAAGCTCGAGCTGGCCTCGACGGTCCGCAGCGCCGGATGGCACGCCGCCCTCGAGGTGGCGGGAGGTGATGGCGCATGGCGCGCGGACGTGATGGCGTCCTCACCCGACGGCAGCAGGCGCATCGCCTGGGAGGCGCAGCTCTCACCGATCACCGACCGGGACATCCTGGCCCGCACCGCCCGCTATGCAGCCGAGGGCATCGGCGTGTGCTGGGTGTCCCCGGGCCCCCAGGCACCCCCGTGGATCGACGTGGTCCCGGCCGTACAGGTCAGCGCCCCCGACCAGCACGGGCAGCGTTGGAGGGTGGTCGACGGCCTGGGAGGATTCGACGCCGCCGCCGGGACATGGGCGTTCAAACCGCAGGACCTGGGGCGGTTCGTGAGATGGGTGCTGTCCGGCAGCGTCACCCCCGTCGCCAGCCTGCCGCACTACACGTCCGTACAACGCGGCTCCGGCCTCGGCCGCTACGTGCAGCGTCGCCTGTGGTGGACCTCCGCCCAGTCCGAGCGCGCGCAGAACGAGCACGACCGCAGACGCCAGGAGCAGGCCGAACGGGCCGACAGAGCCCGTCGGGAGGCCGCGGACCGCCGCGCCGCACGCCAGCAGCAAGAGCTCCAGCGCAGGCAGCAACTCCAGCGGCGCCGCAAGAGTCAGCCTGTGCCGGATCCCGAAGACGAAGAGACCCGCCGCGCCCAGGCACAGGAGCAGCGGCGCTTGGAGCAGGCATGGCGGCGGCAGCGTGAGCAGGAGGCCGCGAAGCGGGAGGAGCTGGCCGGTCGGGCGGTGGAGGTGGCACGGGCGTGGTGGCAGGACGTGAACCCACGGCAGCGTGCCGAGCTCTTCGCCGCGGTCGCCGAGCGGGCCTGGCACGACGAAGAGGTACGGGTGGAGATCCCCGAGAGGCCGCAGGTGTCCGAGAGCTTCGCATACGGCATCCCGCTCTTCACGACGGGGCGGCTGCGCGCCCTGTACGGGATCGTGCGTCCCTGCCCCGAACTGGTCTGTCTGTCACCGCAGCTGGAGTTCCAGCACATTGTGGTGCGTGATGAGCAGGAAGCCCGTCAGCTGGCCGGGGTGATGTCGCCGCGAGCCCGGATCACGAACCTCTGCCTCTCCAGCGACGCCACGGGTAGGCCCGGGTAGACAGCCTGCGATGCCCGGTCCGGCGCAGCTGGGCAGCCGGGCAGGCATACGACCGTCATCCCCGCGGCCGGCGCAGGATTCCTGTGACGACAGCAGGCCGAGCACGGCGTGTTCAGCGTGGTGGCTGCACCACCGTTCGGCGGCGGCAGTCGGTGAACGTGCCGATGCCCCGGTCTGTGCGAGAGGTGCAGAGTCTCGACCTGTACTGCGGCCGGTCGCCGGAGCCGGCCCGGGTGCCCGCCGGGCTTGGGGGCCCGCCGGGCGGTGCGGACCCTCCTGGTCTGAGCAGGCGCCGTCCGCCGCTGGGGGCGGCGCCGGTAGCCGCGCCGATCCCGCCGCCGGCAGGACGAGTGATGTCAAGGCTGTTGTGCCGGGTCGACGGTGACGAGTGCCTGCTGCGCGGGTGTTTGCTGGGCTGTAGGACGAACACCCCGGCTACAGGGGCGCATGGCGGCCGTCGTGACTATGCGGCTCAGACGCGGGAGCGCAGGTAGCCGGGCAGGTGCTTGTCGCAGCAGGCCCACTTTGCGCCGGACTTGTCGGTGACGGCGTACTTGGGCGTCTCGGTGCAGGGCTTGGCCTTGCTGCCTCCCCAGGTGCAGCAGTTCTTGCTGGCGTGACCGGAGATGACGTCGGGGTCGTGGCGCTGGACATCGACGGCGGGCGGGCGCTTGCCGGTTAGTTCCGCTACGGCCATGACTTCCTCGGCGCCGAAGGCGCGGCTGACGCCGGAGGGGCTGAGGCCGGCGGCCGCGCCGAGGGATTCCAGCGTGTGCGGGCGGGGCTGGTGGAAGATCCGACCGTAGGCCAGGAGCAGTCGGATCTTCTCGTCGGCGTCTCGCTTGATCTCGACGAGGTCTTCGAGAGCGACCAGGAGCGCGTCGTGTTGCGGGCCGTGCTCCTGTGCCGCCTTGACCGTCTTCCTATACCAGGCGTTCCACGCGAGGTGCCTGGCCTTCAACGTGTCGAGTTCCTCTTGTTGCGGGTCAGCCGGCCGCGGCCAGCGGATGGCGGAGATGTCCTCGTAGCGAGCTTTGAACATCTCCGGCGTCTCATCAGTCATGCCGCGAAGCGTGCACGAAATTTTGACTGACTACAAGCAAACTTGAGTGAAGGCAAGTTCTCGTGATTGCATGGGCGTTCACCGAAGTGCACCCTCGCCCTCGGCCTCAGCGGCCCTGTGGCGTGGCGCTCGCGTCCCACCGGCGCGCCTGGACCGGGGGCGTCAAAACGGTTACCTCGCACAGCCCTTGCGTTCTACCGTTGCTGGGCATGAGCACGCAGGCCTTCCAGGGCGCCTATCTTCTGCCGCTGTTCCACGCGATTGAGCAGGCCCGTGGTGAGCACGCCTACCGGCAGTTGCCTGCACCCGCACCGGCCAGCAGCCTGGCTGCCGACGACGCCCCGCTGGGCCTGTACTCCGCCGCGCACCTGATCCAGAACCGGCCTGTCTCCGACCCGTGAGCTGTCCCAAGGGCCACCTGCCCCGCCGCCCGATCCGCTCGCGCCTCACCGCCCTAAGCTGTGCGCCGGGCAGTGGGGTGTCGCGGACGGTGAAGTGCGCTACTTTCGTGCCGCATGGAAGCCACCTCCCAGCTGCGTCAGGCCGTCCTTACCTGGCTCGAGCAGGCACGCGATCTGCCCTCCATACCCCAGGCCATCACCGATGTAGCACTGTCGACGCAGCCGGAGTTCGAAGCCGTGATCAACGCGGTCGTGAGCGCCGCGCCGAAATCCGAGCACCGCGACCTGTACGGCAAGGTCGACGGTGACTGGCTGCCCCGATGGTCCACGCTCCTGGCAGGATCGAGACTGGGTGATGCGACCCGTCTAGTGGCCCAGGGCGCGACGGTGCCGGTGGAAGACGTCGCGGACAGCTTCGTCGCCTTCTGCACGGCCCCCGCTCCGGCAGCGGAGGACTGGCTACTTCTCACCGGTGACCTCCCCGTGGGGACACGGATCCCGCTGGGCCGCTACACCCTGCAGACCTTCACCGCCGACGAACTGAGGCAGCTGGGCCCCATGCCGGCCCTCCAGGGCCTCCAGCCGTGCGGGCTCGACCTCGATCTCTTGGCCGGTGCGCCCTTCGTCCACGCCCCGAACCCCGAGCGCGCGCCGGACCGCAGGGACACGGGCTGGTTCGACTTCGCCGGTCCACGTCCGGAATCCCTGCACTGGAGGGCGTTGCTGCCATTGATCCTGTGGAGTGAGGAGCTGCTGCACGTCAACGCGGTGTTCGGCGTCGAGCGCGGCCGCTACTTCGACCTGAACCCAAATCAGGTGCCCACTACCATCCAGACCTACGAGGACCGCCACGGCAGCCTGGAAGAAGTCGAAGTCCGCGAGAGCGGCAGCTTCCACGTCGCTCCAGCCGCTCTCCCGCGGCTGCAGGCCTTCTGCTCCGCGGTGACAGCGAAGATCGACGCAGTCATGGACGGCATCACCAGCGGCCGGAGTCTTCCGAGGAAGCGCGCCCGCCGCTTGGAGCGAGCTGCCCGTCACCTGCTGCAGGCCTACCAGCGCACCTACAGGGATGACGGTGTGTGGGAGCAAGAAGCCGACGAGCGGCTTCTGGACTACGTCATCGCGCTGGAAGCCCTGATGGTCAGCCCCGGCGACAAGCACGAGGGCATCAGCGAGAGGATCCGGACGCGGACGGCGGCCCTGTTCCCCAGCCCTCTGCGCGAGGGCGTCGAGAGCAGAGTGCAGAAGGCGTACAGCGCGCGATCGAAGTACGTACACGGAGACCTGCTCGCTGACCAGAAGGAGGCCCAACTGCGCGAGCTCAGGCTGCTCGTCCGGCAGGTCGTCCTGCGCTGGCTCATCCTCACCCCCTACGACACTCAAGACCTCGCACCTCGTCTCGACGCTGCAGCCGACTGCACCAGCTGCGCACGTGCCATCAGCGAACCCCTGCTGGCCTTCTTTCAGGCATCACCGCCACAGGAGGACAACCGGGCCTGAGGCGGCACTGCCTCCGCTGCCACTGGCCGGCATCGCCCACAGGTGCGAGTTGCACTGATCAGGGCATCAGGGGGTGACGTGCGCGCTGTCGAGCCGTCGGTGCACCATCGACAGCGTGGTGAGCAGTTCCAGCAACTCCTCGTCGGTGACGGTGCGGTGAAGGCGTGGCTCGTGCGCGGCCGGGTTGCGGTACATGCTGAACAGGCCCTTGACCAGGTTCGCCAGCCCCTTCTGCTCATCCAGCTCGGGCCCCGTGGCGTTCGCGTTGATGGCTACCCGGACCGTTCCCTGGCCCGGCATGAGCACCGCGTCGACCAGGCGCGCCCCGTCCATGCCCTGGCCGGTGAGGGTCCGCAGCCGGTCGGCCACCGACTTGACCGCCTCCAGACTGGCGTGAAAGGGGTTCTTGGCCAGGATCTCCAGGGTGCAGTAGCGCAGCACCTCCGGATGCGTGGAGCGGCGGCGCAGCTCGGCCCGCAGGGAACTGGCGTGCCGTGCGGCCTCGCTCAACGTGGCAGCCGCCGGCCCTCTGGCAACCTGCCCCTGGTCGTTCACCCGCAGCCCGACATGGACGAGGACCTCGTTGAGGTCGTCCTGCCGGCGTGAGAACGTGTGCGGCTGCTGAACGTAGCGCACCGGGGACATCGCCACTTTGATGAACGCGATCACGCAGTTCGACGCACCCTGGCGTGCCTGCTGCGCCAGCAGCGCTCCGGCCAGCCGGTCCCGCTTGTTGCCGCCGTCGACGTCCGGCACCTTCACGACGGCCAGCAGTTGCCCGATCTCCCGTCCGGTCAAGCCGTGAGTGGTGTCGCCGAGCACACCTGCCACCGCCGTGACGACCGTTGCCGGCCAAGGCTCGTGACGTGTTGCCATATGCCGTCCCTTTCCCCTCGTCCCATGGCCAACCGGCCAGGATGACACGGGCGTGAAGGGCAGATCCCCGCTTTTTCTGTTCATGGCGGCGGTGTGTGCGGCGCAGCGGCTGCCGGCCGGAGTGCTGCCCTGGTGTGGCTATCACGCCAACTCGCCGCTGTGGAAACTGTCTCGAAATGGCTGTATCGATCCGCTTTCTAGTCGTGTACTACTGGGCATCAATAGCGTTGTAGTCATCTACAGCAGTGAAGTCGAGAAGGGGAACACGTTGGTCTACGACATTCGTCCGCTCGCCAACGGCCTGCGCACGGACCACCCGGTGCCCGGTCTGCCGTTCGTCGACGACTCACATCTGCCGCTCGACGACGGTCCCGACGCCATCGAGGCCGTCGGCCGCAACAAGGGCGAAGGCATGTGGGGCCGTTGCGACCCCTCCCGCGAGGGAGGATGGCTGGCCTTCACCACCGACCCGATCGCCCACCACCTGGGCTGGGCCGTGCGCTACCACCCCGACCACGGGCGCACCGTGCTCCTGCTGCGCGATGAGGACACCGCCAGCCTGCACACCTACTGGACAGGCGCACCGCTGCTGTTCCGGGCCGGCGGCTACTGGCGGGACGGCGAAGCCTGGTACCGGCCCGGCCAGATCTGGGACCCCGTCACCGAGGACTACGCCCGCCACAGGGCCCGCGCCACGGCCACCGTCCACGCCAACGACATGCTCGACGGCCACGCCCACCCTGACCGCGCACACGTGCACAAGGTCGCCACCTTCGACCCCGCCACCGCGGCGCCGAACGACTGGCTCGACGACCTGACCCGGTGGGCGCAGCACCACCAGAAGCAGAACGACCCCCTGCCGCTCGACCGGTGCGTCGTCGACCTGGCCAGTCCCGAACTTGCCGGGGACCGGCTGCTCGGCGTGCCCGAGATGGCAGCGCTCGGCGGCATCACGGCCTCCACCCTGCGGGGCTACATCTCCCGAGGCGAGAACGACGTCCCCCTGCCCCAGGCGACCGTCGGCGGCCGCGCCCAGTGGTCCCGCCCGGTCGCCGAAGACTGGGCCGAAGCCCGGCGCCGCTCCTCCGAGGGGCTAAAGGACGCCATGTCGGCCGGCGACCGGCACCATCTCGCCCCGGGAGCGGCCCAGATCCGCGACCGGTTCAGCGAAACCTTCTTCAGCTTCCTGTGGAAGCGGCCCGACATCCGCAAACGCTGGGCCCTGCGCCACCGCAACGAGCCGAGCGTGCGGGAGGTAGCCGACCAACTGGCCTTCGAAGTCGCCGACAGTCTCCGGCAGATCATCCCGACCGACGCCCTCGGACCGACCCTCCGCCACGCCATCCTGGAGGACTTCACCACCTCACTCCGCATCGCCGAACGCCGGGGTCGTGAGCTCACGGACTTCGACCTCATCCTGTCGCTGCCCCTGGCGAAGATGCTCAGCTGGTTCATCCAGCACTTCCCGACCTCGGCCCAGTGGTACCTCGGCGAGATCATGAGCGAGGCGGACAAGCAGCTCGGCATCCCCGCCCAGGTGACGGGCGAAGCAATGCGGCGATCCGCGACCACGAACGGGGAACTCGACGCGCAGGCCGCGAAGGAGTTCTTCTCCCGCCTCGTGCCGAGGGAACCGGAGAGCTGAGACCACCAGCGGACCCGGAGGGGGCGGGAGCCGCCGACAGTGGCTTCCGCCCCGAGCGGCTTGAGGGCGCTGGTACGCGAGCTGACCGACCGGCCCTGTGAGTCAGGCCGGTTCAGTGCGGTCGATCATGGCGCGCAGCTTCTCGCGCAGGTCGAGATGCTCCTTGGCGGACGGCTGGGCCGCTGCCTCGGCCTCCCAGGCGGCGAGCTCCTCTTCGTCCGGCCACTGGAATTCGGGCGCGGGGGAGTTGAGGTAGCGGAGGCCGAGGAGTTCGTAGTCGTCCGGCGTCTTCAGCTGTCCGGTCTTCCGTTTGATCCTCTCGTCCTGCTCCAGACGAGGGAGTACGCGTTCGGCCGCTTCGCACGGGGTGAGCGCAGGCGGCTCAGCGCGTACGACGGGGGGCGGCTGTCCAAAGGCGCGCCGCGCGGGGGCATCGGCGAAGAGACGGCGATGGGCGTCCAGCCAGTTTCGTCTGTCGGCGGCAGGCATGGACAGGGCTTCCATGAAGGCGGTGAACAGCGTCTCGGTGGGAGGTATCTGTCCCTGGAGGACCAGGTGGAGGGTCGAGTGGGGCAACCGCGTCCGGCCGTCCGGGGCGCTGCCCGCGAACTTCTCGAGCTGATGCAGCGGCGGATACCCGCCCGCGATCCGCATGAAGATCATCGACTCGACGAGCTCGGCGCGCGAGGTGACCATCTTCGGCCCCAGCGCCCGGGCGCCCGGCAGGACTTCCTCCGCCTTCGCGGCGTGCCAGGCCCGTGCCATGTCGTCCTCCTTGCGGCCGCAGGCGCGCGTGATGGCCTCCACGGTCTCCAGCAGGGGCACCCTCTTACCTGCGAGGGCGCGGCGTACGACGCTCTCCGAGACCCCGCTGTCCTTGGCGAGCGCCTCGAAGGTCTTGCCCGAGGCCTCCTTGGCGGTGCGCAGCCGCTGGATGAGAGCTCGCAGCTCGGGGTGCGTGCTCGCCGGGATGGGGCTGAGCGGTCGGCCGGCCATCTCAGAGCGTCCTGCCGAACGCGTGACGCATGTCCAGGCGCAGCCCGGGTCGGGCCCGCGCGAGCCGGCTGGCGGCCGCGGCCGCCAGCCCCCCCAGCACGGCGGGCACTTCGTGGCCGGTCACGGCCAGTGCGGTGACTGCCAGGACGACGATGACGATGACGACGGCCTCGCCAGCCAGGAGACGGTCGGCGAGCGGGTTCGCGATGCCGCACTCGGCGACCGCACCGGCCGTGGCCAGGCGGGCGGAGAAGACGAACATGGTGCTCCTCGAACTGATGACGCAACAGATGAAGCTCGCTGCAAGGCTGTTGGGGGTGAGGCGCCCGCAGGCCTTGGCGAGGCCCTGATCGTGGCACCTGACCGGCCCGGCGGGCCAGGCCGATCAGGCGCATTCCGACACCTGTGTCCACACGGACGTACCGTCGTCGCGCGAGGTCTTCATCTCGCATCACCGCAGTTCAGCGCGTTGTCAGCGCGGAATTCCGTCTCTTTATCCAATTTGGCGGCCCGAAGCGGTAGCACCCTCAGCCACACCCCTCGAGAAGCGCGGACCACCTGGCCCGGACACCACGCCCTGCCGGTCTCCAGAGAAAGAGAAGCGGACGATGCACCGCCTTCGCCCCGGGCCGCCGGTCCGCAGCAGACCGCAACCGACGACAAGCCGGGGAGATGCACCTTCCTCCGGACCGGCAGGCGTTGTCAGTGCCACGCCCTAGGGTGCCGGGCATGGCCCGTTCCTGGACACGACTGCATGAGCACCTCGGGGCTGCGCCCGGCCCCCTGGACTTCGACATAGTCGCCAAGGCTGCTGCCGACCGGCTGGCGGAGTCCGACGACCTGGACTGGAAGGAACAGCTTCCTCAGCCCCCGCGCGAGGGCCGCTGGAACGAACTGGCCAAGGACGTTGCCGCGATGGCTAACACCCGCGGCGGCCTGATCATCTTCGGCGTGCGGGACACCACGTGCGAACTGGTCGGCATCAACTCCGGCGACGTGAACATCGAGCAGTACGCCCAGTGGGTCCGCAACCACGTCCAGCCCTACCTGCCCGACCTCACCTTCACGGTCCTCACCTCGGCCGACGGCGCCACCAGTGTGCTGGTGGCCGATGTCCCCGCCAGCCCCATGGCCCCCCACCTCGTCTACGGCACCGCCACCCGGGACAAGGACCAGCAGGCCGCCGTCGCTCCCTACCGCGACCGCGATCACACCGCCTGGATGGCCGAGCACCAACTCGAACGCGCCTACCGCGACCGCTTCACCCGCGCCCAGCGGGCCGAGGACGAAGCACACCACCTGCTCGCCCACGCCCAGGAGACCGTCTCCGCCCAGCACACCGAGCCGGCCGCCTACTTCGTCGCCCTGGCCCGCCCCGAACGCCCGCTGCCGCGTACCGCTCCCCGCCTGACCCGCGAAGAGACCACCGCCGTGGCCCAGGCCGCCCGCCGCCGGGGCGGCGATCCGATGAGGCCCGGCCCCCTGACCAGTCTGGAGATCGTCACCGGCAACCCGCGGCCCGGACTGCGCCGCTGGGTTCTGAGCACCCTCCTGCTGCAGAGCGCCCGCGAGGTCCACGCCGAACTGCACCACGATGGGACCGTGCTGCTGGCCGCCGACGTCTCCTGGAACGCCGCACGAAACCTGGCCGCCGATGAGCTGCCCGGCGCCGGCGTCGCGGTGTCCCAAGACTTCATCGGCGCCTGCTGCCGCGACCTGACCACCACGGCCTGGGAACTGGCCCGTCGGCTGCGGGTCGACAGCGCGCTGCAGCTGACCGTGACACTCACCGCCGTCACGCCCTCTCCCAGGACGCCGAAGCCGGCCCTGGTCCCGGTCGTCACCGGTTTCGGCGGCTTCACCGACGTTCCCGACCACGCACGCCACCCCCGCCGGATCCAGCCCGTCACCGCCCCACTGACCCCGCTCGACGAGGCCGAAGCCCTGCAGGAGACCGCACAGGAGCTGTTCACCGACGTGATGAACCAGTTCGGCCTCGACCCGCAGCTCTGAGCACCCAGAAGCCCATCTCATCCCGACGACATGAGAAGGCCCGCACAGACGATGCGCCTGCCCGCACCGCACGGCGCACCCAACCCGCTTTTCGCACGCCGTTTCGCGACCAGAATCCGGCAGACCGGCCGCCGCGCCGTGACCCCGGCCCGACGACCGTCGTTGTCCTGGCTGGTGCCGCCCTACCTTGTCGCGCTGTGACGGTGCCCGGCCGAGTGTCGCGTCAGCCCGCGACTGACGCGGACGGGTAGGCCCTAGACGCGCCGCGTCACTCACAGCGCCCCGCACGTGTGGCCACGCCACCCAGCAGGCGCCGGATCGTGGGACCGGCCGTAAGGGACGGCACGGCCATGACCTCCACCCACCCGCGCAAGCGACCGCAGCGGCGCAGCGAGATCCCCCACGGCCCGCAGCAGGACACCGGTCTGCAGCAGATCCGCGACGCCCTGCCGCCCGCGCCCGCCCCCTGCACGGTCGAGCCCGCCCCGGGTCCGGTGGGCGAGGAGGTGCCACCGGAGCTGCTGGCGCTGGTGACCCACCACTGCCGCCGCATCAACGCCTACCTCGCCCGCGCCCAGCACCTGCAGACCCTGCACGGCGACAACATGAAGCAGTGGCAGCGCCTGGTCCTGTACGCCCTGACCGACGCCCTCGCCCACAACCACCTCCTGGTCGGCACCCTCGCCGCCTACCTCCAGCGCCAGGACCTCGACACCGACCTGCTGCGCCGCTACCTGCAGTCCCCCGACCCCGATCGCTACATCACCGGTGAGGCCGTGCAGCACCTCGACGGCCTCACCGGCGCCGTGCCCGAGGACTCGCCAGAGCCGGTCTGGATGGCCGTCGGCCGGCACATCGCTCGCGACGGCCGCTTCAGTTAGCCGTGCTGGCGCGTAGTGCCTGGCGTATGCGGGTGTCGGCGGTGCGGTCGTCGGCGACATGGCTGAAGTGCTGGGCGGAGTCGGGGTGGTCACGCAGGACGGCGCCGATGACGGATGCGGCCTCGCTCGTCAGAGCCCGCAGCCAGGGGGTGATCTTGGCCTGGGCGCTCCACTGGTCCCAGGCGGCGTCCCAGGTGCACATGGTGTGGGCGGCCTCCTCCAGCAGGTCCCAGTCGCGGTGGTCGGCGGCGTAGGAGCAGAGGCCG comes from the Streptomyces sp. NBC_00820 genome and includes:
- a CDS encoding TIGR02391 family protein, which translates into the protein MATRHEPWPATVVTAVAGVLGDTTHGLTGREIGQLLAVVKVPDVDGGNKRDRLAGALLAQQARQGASNCVIAFIKVAMSPVRYVQQPHTFSRRQDDLNEVLVHVGLRVNDQGQVARGPAAATLSEAARHASSLRAELRRRSTHPEVLRYCTLEILAKNPFHASLEAVKSVADRLRTLTGQGMDGARLVDAVLMPGQGTVRVAINANATGPELDEQKGLANLVKGLFSMYRNPAAHEPRLHRTVTDEELLELLTTLSMVHRRLDSAHVTP
- a CDS encoding helix-turn-helix transcriptional regulator, with translation MVYDIRPLANGLRTDHPVPGLPFVDDSHLPLDDGPDAIEAVGRNKGEGMWGRCDPSREGGWLAFTTDPIAHHLGWAVRYHPDHGRTVLLLRDEDTASLHTYWTGAPLLFRAGGYWRDGEAWYRPGQIWDPVTEDYARHRARATATVHANDMLDGHAHPDRAHVHKVATFDPATAAPNDWLDDLTRWAQHHQKQNDPLPLDRCVVDLASPELAGDRLLGVPEMAALGGITASTLRGYISRGENDVPLPQATVGGRAQWSRPVAEDWAEARRRSSEGLKDAMSAGDRHHLAPGAAQIRDRFSETFFSFLWKRPDIRKRWALRHRNEPSVREVADQLAFEVADSLRQIIPTDALGPTLRHAILEDFTTSLRIAERRGRELTDFDLILSLPLAKMLSWFIQHFPTSAQWYLGEIMSEADKQLGIPAQVTGEAMRRSATTNGELDAQAAKEFFSRLVPREPES
- a CDS encoding competence protein CoiA; translated protein: MSWAQVYKVRPRVPLACPGCGWAVHAKHSPQGVRFFCHDPGRDGTCELGGESWEHHMLKLELASTVRSAGWHAALEVAGGDGAWRADVMASSPDGSRRIAWEAQLSPITDRDILARTARYAAEGIGVCWVSPGPQAPPWIDVVPAVQVSAPDQHGQRWRVVDGLGGFDAAAGTWAFKPQDLGRFVRWVLSGSVTPVASLPHYTSVQRGSGLGRYVQRRLWWTSAQSERAQNEHDRRRQEQAERADRARREAADRRAARQQQELQRRQQLQRRRKSQPVPDPEDEETRRAQAQEQRRLEQAWRRQREQEAAKREELAGRAVEVARAWWQDVNPRQRAELFAAVAERAWHDEEVRVEIPERPQVSESFAYGIPLFTTGRLRALYGIVRPCPELVCLSPQLEFQHIVVRDEQEARQLAGVMSPRARITNLCLSSDATGRPG
- a CDS encoding helix-turn-helix domain-containing protein, which gives rise to MAGRPLSPIPASTHPELRALIQRLRTAKEASGKTFEALAKDSGVSESVVRRALAGKRVPLLETVEAITRACGRKEDDMARAWHAAKAEEVLPGARALGPKMVTSRAELVESMIFMRIAGGYPPLHQLEKFAGSAPDGRTRLPHSTLHLVLQGQIPPTETLFTAFMEALSMPAADRRNWLDAHRRLFADAPARRAFGQPPPVVRAEPPALTPCEAAERVLPRLEQDERIKRKTGQLKTPDDYELLGLRYLNSPAPEFQWPDEEELAAWEAEAAAQPSAKEHLDLREKLRAMIDRTEPA
- a CDS encoding AlbA family DNA-binding domain-containing protein; this encodes MARSWTRLHEHLGAAPGPLDFDIVAKAAADRLAESDDLDWKEQLPQPPREGRWNELAKDVAAMANTRGGLIIFGVRDTTCELVGINSGDVNIEQYAQWVRNHVQPYLPDLTFTVLTSADGATSVLVADVPASPMAPHLVYGTATRDKDQQAAVAPYRDRDHTAWMAEHQLERAYRDRFTRAQRAEDEAHHLLAHAQETVSAQHTEPAAYFVALARPERPLPRTAPRLTREETTAVAQAARRRGGDPMRPGPLTSLEIVTGNPRPGLRRWVLSTLLLQSAREVHAELHHDGTVLLAADVSWNAARNLAADELPGAGVAVSQDFIGACCRDLTTTAWELARRLRVDSALQLTVTLTAVTPSPRTPKPALVPVVTGFGGFTDVPDHARHPRRIQPVTAPLTPLDEAEALQETAQELFTDVMNQFGLDPQL